A single Candidatus Sulfotelmatobacter sp. DNA region contains:
- a CDS encoding GvpL/GvpF family gas vesicle protein, which translates to MAWYAYCLTEHQTLPNGTRTRRPFLLEGVQGVNGAAVLSYPSGEFAVIVSEYDHTVGDLDHKSAIEHARVVSNCFRNSTVLPFKFGTIFDSDDALRQAVRVNRRAFGVSVAKLRGKSEMHIKLIVRDGSLREAMIDIELPDTVGGDYLSKLKVKASRERERQTKARALSVQVHKLFNPLEEEVSCKKVAPEGMLIDIAHLIDSKSIEKYQNRYTTAAKQLKNCEVAISGPWPPYHFLPGKLRTVAGNS; encoded by the coding sequence ATGGCGTGGTACGCGTACTGTCTTACCGAGCACCAAACCCTCCCAAATGGAACCCGCACTCGCCGCCCTTTCCTGCTAGAGGGCGTTCAAGGAGTGAACGGCGCTGCGGTTCTGAGCTACCCGAGTGGCGAATTCGCGGTGATTGTCAGCGAATACGACCATACAGTGGGTGACCTTGACCACAAATCCGCGATAGAGCACGCCCGCGTGGTCAGCAACTGTTTCCGCAATTCCACCGTCCTGCCGTTCAAGTTCGGCACGATTTTCGACAGCGATGACGCGCTCCGCCAGGCCGTCCGGGTCAACCGGCGGGCTTTTGGAGTCAGCGTCGCCAAACTGCGCGGCAAGTCCGAAATGCACATTAAACTGATCGTGCGGGATGGGTCATTGCGCGAAGCCATGATCGACATCGAACTGCCAGACACGGTCGGCGGCGACTATCTGTCGAAGCTGAAGGTGAAAGCCTCCCGCGAGCGCGAGCGCCAGACCAAGGCGCGGGCTCTCTCGGTTCAGGTCCACAAGCTGTTCAATCCGCTCGAGGAGGAAGTCAGCTGCAAGAAGGTCGCCCCCGAGGGCATGTTGATCGACATTGCCCACCTAATCGACTCCAAGAGCATTGAGAAGTATCAGAACCGCTACACGACCGCCGCCAAGCAGTTGAAGAACTGCGAAGTCGCGATCAGCGGTCCGTGGCCTCCATATCACTTCCTGCCGGGCAAGCTGCGCACCGTAGCCGGCAACAGCTAA
- a CDS encoding TraR/DksA family transcriptional regulator has translation MEKKKLETFKKRLETRQQELRRTVNRTQADGRSADEDTAQDIADRAASSYTKEFLFSQSNNERQLLQMVDKALARIREGAFGECIHCGKEINAKRLEAVPWTRHCIECQEKLEQGLLEEAPR, from the coding sequence ATGGAAAAGAAGAAACTCGAAACATTCAAAAAACGTTTAGAGACGCGGCAACAGGAGTTGCGCCGCACCGTGAACCGTACCCAGGCCGACGGCCGCTCCGCCGACGAGGACACGGCGCAGGACATTGCCGACCGCGCCGCCAGTTCCTATACCAAAGAATTCTTGTTCAGCCAGAGCAACAACGAACGCCAGTTGCTCCAGATGGTCGATAAGGCCCTGGCCCGCATTCGCGAAGGCGCCTTCGGCGAGTGCATTCACTGCGGCAAGGAAATCAACGCCAAGCGCCTGGAAGCTGTTCCCTGGACGCGGCACTGCATCGAATGCCAGGAAAAGCTCGAGCAGGGTTTGTTGGAAGAAGCCCCGCGGTAA